Part of the Rothia mucilaginosa genome, GAATGGGGGTTAGCGTCATATAACTGTTAGTTGGCGCTGACCCCTATTTTTTGTGCCCGCGAACCGTTATTCTGAGGGTAGCCTCGCTATGAACACAGCCTACCCATAGGTGGCGCGAGGTGGCAATACGCTTTCATTGTTGAAAGCACGTACTCAACAGAAGGAGGACACATGTCCGTTGTTAAGGTTCACCGTCTTGCTGTCGTTGGCGACAACCAGGCTGAGCTGGAGAAGCGCTTCGCTGCTGCCCGCCACATTGCTGACTCTTTCCCCGGCTTTGAGGGCTTCGAGCTGTGGCGCCCCCTGGATGAGGGCGGCGACTACTTTGTGGTGACCCGCTGGGCTGATGAGGCAAGCCACGATGCGTACGCGGCGGCTCGTCGTGAGCGTGACCCGAACACTGTTGTCTCTCACGCTGACGGCACTATGAGCTTCGAGAAGGTGGAGTTCGACGACTAACATCTGTGTTTGTCTGCGTCTGACCGGATTTATGGCTGAAGCCCATGTGAGATGAAGAATTTATCTCATATAGTGAGGGGTCGCACTGACTTTTCTAAATATTGCTTTAAGTGGGTATTAGCCCATGTGGAGGCGATATAAGGAAGGGTTGGTGCGGCCCCTCCTTGATTTTTCGGGGCTTAAAATTCGCAGGTATTTCGTGGTGGTTGGATATGTGGGTTCGGCGCTATAAAACACCTGAATTATGGTCAATAAATGCCCTCTAAATCCTTCAATCCGAAAGTGACACTTTAATGCAAAAAGGTTATTATTGTTCCCGAGAGCACACTTCGTCCGTGCCGGTAGTTCGGGCGAGGACAGCAATCCCCTCTCGGCTACATCGCATGAGACAGCCGAGTCACTCAAGGGAATATTCAGCGCACCCGTGTGAGTACCTCCTCTGCATAGGAAGGTCTGGCAGGGGAGCCGACTCAACTATCACGTATTCACACAAGTGGTGCATGGTACTGGACCCCGCAATATATGGGATGGGAGCTTGGTGGTTCGAGCGTTCATCGTGGTTGATGACCCTCCCAGCCGCGGATAGAAAAGTGCTTTGCTTAGCGGGTGAGCAACTCGGTGGTCCGGACCGAAGCTCACCCGCTCCGCTGTTTAAGACCGCCTTTTACACGTCCCAGACTTGGACTATACGTTACCTAGTGTTCCTGTACCTAGTGCTTTTCGGGTACCGGGCGCTCGCGGAACTCGATGGGCCGCTTCGACTTCGGCAATGAATACATGACGCGCAAGTATGCATCCTCCACAAGACCCTCCAGCACCTGCTCGGTCACGCCCTCGCCGGTGCCCACAGAAATCCAGTGCCGCTTATTCATGTGCCATGCCGGGATGACGCTCGGGTAGATGCGCTGCAGCACCTCCGACTCTTCCGGATCGGTTTTGAGGTTCACGATGGGGTAGCCGATACCCTCCGTGTACATGGCGAACATCTTGCCGCCGACCCGGTACACCGTGTGCTCGGGCCCGAACGGCTGGTCGGAGGTTGCCAGCGGCATGGCGAGCGCGAGGCGGTGCAGGGTCTGCTCCAGGTCCTCGGGTCGCAGAAGTTTGGGGGAGGGGTTTGTGCTCATAGCTTCGAGTCTAGTGCCCCGCACGGTATCCCGCCTAGCACGCAACCAAAAACTCTCGTACTGCCCGGCAAATCCACGCTAAAATAGGTAACTATGGCTGAATTTATTTATCAGATGATCAAGGCCCGCAAGACTGTGGGCGACAAGGTCATCCTTAACGACGTGACGATGTCGTTCTTCCCCGGCGCCAAGATCGGTATGGTCGGTCCGAACGGTGCGGGTAAGTCGACCATCCTGAAGATCATGGCTGGCCTCGACCAGCCCTCCAACGGTGAGGCGCGACTGACCCCCGGCTACACCGTGGGCATCCTCATGCAGGAGCCGCCGCTGAACGAAGAGAAGACCGTTCTGGGCAACGTTGAAGAAGGCGTGGGCGAAATCAAGTCCAAGCTGGACCGCTTCAACGAAATCTCCGCCCTCATGGCTGAGCCCGACGCTGACTTCGACGCCCTCATGGAGGAAATGGGTCAGCTGCAGGAAGCTATCGACGCCGCTAACGCATGGGACCTCGACTCCCAGCTGGAGCAGGCGATGGAGGCGCTACGCTGCCCGCCCGCTGACATGCCCGTCACCCACCTCTCCGGTGGTGAGCGCCGCCGCGTGGCACTGTGCAAGCTGCTGCTGCAGAAGCCTGACCTGCTGCTGCTCGACGAGCCCACCAACCACCTGGATGCAGAGTCCGTGCTTTGGCTGGAGCAGCACCTGCAGTCCTACGAGGGTGCCGTCATTGCGATTACCCACGACCGTTACTTCCTCGACCACGTTGCCGAGTGGATCGCTGAGGTTGACCGCGGTAACCTGTACCCCTACGAGGGTAACTACTCCACCTACCTGGAGAAGAAGCGCTCCCGCCTCGAAGTTCAGGGCAAGAAGGACGCTAAGCTCGCTAAGCGCCTGAGCGAGGAACTGGACTGGGTCCGCTCCAACGCTAAGGGCCGCCAGGCTAAGTCGAAGGCTCGTCTGGCACGCTACGAGGAGATGGCTGCGGAGGCTGAGAAGACCCGCAAGCTTGACTTCGAAGAGATTCAGATTCCTCCGGGACCCCGCCTGGGTAACGTCGTTATTGAGGCTGAGAACCTGCAGAAGGGCTTCGACGGCCGTTCCCTGATTAACGGTCTGTCCTTCTCCCTGCCCCGTAACGGCATTGTGGGTGTGATTGGTCCTAACGGTGTGGGTAAGTCCACCCTGTTCAAGACCATCGTTGGCCTGGAGCCCCTGGACGGCGGCGAGCTGAAGGTCGGCGAGACCGTCAAGATCTCGTACGTTGACCAGAACCGCGCGAACATTGACCCGGAGAAGACCCTCTGGGAGGTCGTCTCTGACGGTCTGGACTACATCCAGGTCGGCAACGTTGAAATGCCTTCGCGTGCGTACGTCTCCGCGTTCGGCTTCAAGGGCCCGGACCAGCAGAAGAAGGCGGGCGTGCTCTCCGGTGGTGAGCGTAACCGCCTGAACCTGGCGCTGACCCTCAAGCAGGGCGGTAACCTGCTGCTGCTCGATGAGCCCACTAACGACCTGGACGTTGAGACCCTCGCATCCCTGGAAAATGCGCTGCTGGAATTCCCCGGCTGTGCAGTGGTCGTCTCCCACGACCGTTGGTTCCTGGACCGCGTGGCAACCCACATCCTGGCTTGGGAGGGCACCGACGAGAACCCGGATCAGTGGTACTGGTTCGAGGGTAACTTCGAGTCCTACGAGAAGAACAAGATTGAGCGCCTCGGCCCTGAGGCTGCTAAGCCGCACCGCGTGGTGCACCGCAAGCTGACCCGATAGGGTTTGGTTCGGTAGTAAGCCCCGCTTCCTGATGCTGTTGAGCGTGGGGAGGTGGGGCTTTGCTGTGTCTGCTGGGGAAGGGGTATATTCCTGCTATCTCACGTGTTGTTCCGCTACGTGGTGGGTTATTCGTCGGTAGAAATAGTTCGCTCAGTGGCGACCGATATATCATGGCGGATTTCATATTCACGGTTTATAATGGGTATGCACGTAAGTGCAACTGACACATGTGATTACGAAGAGAAGAGCATTATGCTTTCAAAATATAACTGGATGTCCTTGGTTACCGGTCTGTTGCTGATTGCAGCGGCAATCTACATGTTCGCCAATCCCGCTATTCCGCTGGTAGTTCTGGGTTATGTGTTCTCCATTTCGGTGTGGCTTGGTGGCGTGTTTGAACTGGTGCGTTACTTCGGCACGCCAAAGCAGGCACGTACCGGCTGGGACCTGGTTGACGGCATCTTGACCGTGGTGGCTGGCCTGATTCTGCTGACTGCCTCGGTGGGTGCACAGGCAACCTTCATCCCGACCATTGTGGGTGTGTGGATGATTATGTGGGCGCTGATTCGTCTGATGACTGCCCAGGCCATGAAATACCTGAGCTACGCCGCCGGACGCCACCTGCAGCTCTCTGCTATTGGTACCCTTATTCTGGGCTTGCTCGTGGTGCTGTTCCCGATAATCTACGGCGTGGCGGCAGTATGGATGGCAGCACTGGGTCTTCTGGTGACCGGTCTGGTATTCGTGGGTGACTTCTTTGTTTCCCGCCGCACCAAGAGCACCGTGCACATTTCCCCGGACGGTGTGATTGACGGCGAAGCTAAATAAGAGCTTCCTAACGGCTTCTAGACCGTACACTAGAACATAAGAAGGACCGTGTGAGACAACCACCTCACACGGTCTTTCTGTATGCTCTGACGTTTTACGCTCTCGTAGCGCCGAAACTCTAGCGGTGCTCCGCTTTATCGATATTCCGGCAGGCGGAACATCATTTCCTGCGCCACGGTCGCCACCAGCTCACCGGAACGATTGAAAATCGAACCCTGCGCGAGCATCCTGCCGCCCTGCGCGCTCGGGGAATCCAGCACGTACAGCAGCCACTCATCGGCGCGCGCCGAACGGTGGAACCACATCGCGTGATCCAGCGAGGCGCTCTTGAGGCCCGGCTCCAGCCAGAACTTGCCGTGACGGCGCAGAGCAGGCTCCAGCGGCAGGTAGTCCGAAGCGTAGGCGATAGCGGCGCGGTGCTCCGCCTCCGATGCCTCAGAACCATCAGCACGCACCAGGCGGTCAAAGGTCTTGAACCACACACAGGCACGCGGCTGTGTCGAGGAGGCATCCGCCTGAGTGTACAGGGGCGCGTCCACGTGTCGCATATCAATCGGACGTTCCCACGAGACCGCCTGTGCAATGGGGTGGGGGAGCTGACCCAGGTAGTCGCTGACCATCGGCAATGATTCGGGGTCCGGCACCTCCGGCATGGTCACTGCGGTGTGCTCCGGGCCGCGGCTATCGGACTGGAACGACATAATCGCCGAGAACATGGGCGCCTCATCCTGGAACACCTGCACGCGGCGGGTCGAGAAGGAACGGCTATCATTCAGGCGCTGAGTGGCGAAGAACAGTTCACGCTCAATATCGCCGGGACGCAGAAAGTAGGCGTGAATCGAGTGGATGTCCTTGCCCTCCACCGTGCGGTCGGCGGCAATAATCGACTGGGCAAGAACCTGACCACCGAAAGTACGCGGCTGTTCGCGGGTGAGCGTCACACCGGTGGACACTTCATCACTACCGAAGGAGGCGGGCGCCGCCTCCACAGGGGAGAGGTCCAGCATCCGCATGAGGTTTTGGGTCACAGTGGGCTTGGTCATGGTTTTATTCTCGCACGTTTTCAATGAACCGGTTTCTGGCGTAGAGTGGGAGAGCATACTCTGAGACAACCACGACAGGTTGATTCGGAACATTGACTAGGAACAATGACCCGGATAGTCGATCCGGAACGTCTGCCTAACACACCATCGCAGATATCACCCACCAACTTGCCACCGAGCAGGCCTACGCCGAAAAGGAGCAGAAATGACTACGCCGTCTGAAACCACCCCTGACAATACCCCCGTGCAGGAGAACGCTCCCGATCAGAACAGCGCACCGAACGCGGCGGCACCCATTGAACTCAAGTACAACCCCCACGAAGGCGTGGAGGAGCCCTACCTGATTCTGCCCGGCGGAGCGCAGGGTGCCGCAGCGGTCAAGGACCTTGCCACCTACATTTCTCGCGCCCTGGCGGTGAACCCGGACGCCGCTATCCGCCTGACTGCGCGCGGCCGCGTGGTGGCGGTGTTCGCCTGCTCCCTGGAGCCGGAGGACGCCTCCTCGGACACCCCGGTCATTATGGGTCTGCGTGCCCTGCACCTGCTGGCTGACTCGACCCTGGACATGACCGTGCAGGCGCAGGCGTTGCTGGACCGTCTGGCGCGTCTGCAGAAGCAGGCAGAAGAACAGGGTAACGAAGAGAACCCGCAGCTGGTGCTGTTCATGCCGCCGGTGACCGTTAACGCTAGCTGGGCTGGCAAGTCAGCCCCGCTCAGCGGCTGGTACGAGGTTGGTACCGTCCCGGTTGAAGAGTTCCACCGCGCCACCGCAGAAGGTCTGGAGGCGGTAGAACGCGCCCTGCCCGAGAACCCCGGCGCTGCTGTGCTTTCCACGGTGCGCTCGCGTATTTGGTCCTCCGATATGGTGCTGGAGTACCTACCTGAGTTCGATACCGTGCTTGTACCGACCGGCGCGGCATTCGCCCTGCGCGTGTTCGGTTTCATCCCGGAAGGCTTCACGGGCGATCTGCCGCTCTTCGCTGCGCATGTAGGTTCGGAGGAGTGGCTGCGCATTGTGGCGCCCGCCGGTATGGTGCTGGTGCGCCGCGGTTCCGGTTCGCTACTCTAACCCCCCCTCTCTAGGCTTTGCTAGATCTTTCTCAGCTGGCGGTACGGGTTCTGACCTGCGCCGCCAGCTATTTTTGCGTCTCATGACATCATCGGGGGATTTGTAATAATGACTTTCGATAAGGCATTACTTTACGAAAATAGGGTATTCTAGAAAAACTACGCCCTTTCACCGGGGCGTCTTTGACACACCGATTACCAGCCACACCGCACGGGAACTCTTCCGCCGCGCCCTCACCAGGCGCATTCTTCCCGTACGGATCGAAAGTGAGACCTATATGGATCTGATTGCAGTCGACATTGACGGTACCCTTGCCAGCAACCGAGATCAGATGGATAAGTACCTGACCGGTTTCTTCGCAAGCAACCGCCGATTCTTCAAGGCCATCCGCAACGCCACGGTCAATGTTGAAGTTGCCGACCGTGTTCGCGAAATCACAGCAGACACCGGCGCAGAGGTCGTAGTAATTACCGGCCGCGATGGCACCTACATGAAGGA contains:
- a CDS encoding antibiotic biosynthesis monooxygenase family protein, with amino-acid sequence MSVVKVHRLAVVGDNQAELEKRFAAARHIADSFPGFEGFELWRPLDEGGDYFVVTRWADEASHDAYAAARRERDPNTVVSHADGTMSFEKVEFDD
- the ettA gene encoding energy-dependent translational throttle protein EttA, which codes for MAEFIYQMIKARKTVGDKVILNDVTMSFFPGAKIGMVGPNGAGKSTILKIMAGLDQPSNGEARLTPGYTVGILMQEPPLNEEKTVLGNVEEGVGEIKSKLDRFNEISALMAEPDADFDALMEEMGQLQEAIDAANAWDLDSQLEQAMEALRCPPADMPVTHLSGGERRRVALCKLLLQKPDLLLLDEPTNHLDAESVLWLEQHLQSYEGAVIAITHDRYFLDHVAEWIAEVDRGNLYPYEGNYSTYLEKKRSRLEVQGKKDAKLAKRLSEELDWVRSNAKGRQAKSKARLARYEEMAAEAEKTRKLDFEEIQIPPGPRLGNVVIEAENLQKGFDGRSLINGLSFSLPRNGIVGVIGPNGVGKSTLFKTIVGLEPLDGGELKVGETVKISYVDQNRANIDPEKTLWEVVSDGLDYIQVGNVEMPSRAYVSAFGFKGPDQQKKAGVLSGGERNRLNLALTLKQGGNLLLLDEPTNDLDVETLASLENALLEFPGCAVVVSHDRWFLDRVATHILAWEGTDENPDQWYWFEGNFESYEKNKIERLGPEAAKPHRVVHRKLTR
- a CDS encoding acyl-CoA thioesterase, yielding MTKPTVTQNLMRMLDLSPVEAAPASFGSDEVSTGVTLTREQPRTFGGQVLAQSIIAADRTVEGKDIHSIHAYFLRPGDIERELFFATQRLNDSRSFSTRRVQVFQDEAPMFSAIMSFQSDSRGPEHTAVTMPEVPDPESLPMVSDYLGQLPHPIAQAVSWERPIDMRHVDAPLYTQADASSTQPRACVWFKTFDRLVRADGSEASEAEHRAAIAYASDYLPLEPALRRHGKFWLEPGLKSASLDHAMWFHRSARADEWLLYVLDSPSAQGGRMLAQGSIFNRSGELVATVAQEMMFRLPEYR
- a CDS encoding HdeD family acid-resistance protein, giving the protein MLSKYNWMSLVTGLLLIAAAIYMFANPAIPLVVLGYVFSISVWLGGVFELVRYFGTPKQARTGWDLVDGILTVVAGLILLTASVGAQATFIPTIVGVWMIMWALIRLMTAQAMKYLSYAAGRHLQLSAIGTLILGLLVVLFPIIYGVAAVWMAALGLLVTGLVFVGDFFVSRRTKSTVHISPDGVIDGEAK
- a CDS encoding MmcQ/YjbR family DNA-binding protein, producing the protein MSTNPSPKLLRPEDLEQTLHRLALAMPLATSDQPFGPEHTVYRVGGKMFAMYTEGIGYPIVNLKTDPEESEVLQRIYPSVIPAWHMNKRHWISVGTGEGVTEQVLEGLVEDAYLRVMYSLPKSKRPIEFRERPVPEKH